The proteins below are encoded in one region of Qipengyuania sp. HL-TH1:
- the addB gene encoding double-strand break repair protein AddB produces the protein MAERHLPQVYSIAAHRGFADALVAGLVPRYSEPEFGLARLTLLVPSSRARRTIAEAFIRHAGEHATPGLLMPRMAVVGDLDLDETLGPLLDPLGAADVPPAIDPQRRLFALAQLIGETMGDQAPGGATLLRLAREMGATMDRLLVEGVDPEELLGKPVLDLFGSLSGHWQQSLHLFASVQAQWLAQLREWDALDAAARRNRLFDWAASRWKQTPPPTPIVAAGVTSAAPSLARLLRVVADLEHGAVILPDFDLTMPQAVWDELGRAGATPEPGATPFARDDAVTHPQYHLKLLLNRMGVARGEVQPWHRKGLAAAPPERSHAIGSLFLPPEASKGWVDLPPEKRRLSGLRTMTCATPEEEAQAIALLVREALEEPERRVAVVTPDRALARRVVHHLDRWNIAADDSAGRPLSQTPAGRLLLLLAEVMAEDAAPVPLMGLLAHPLVDGGMERGTWLRQLRRVERHLRGPRQAGGLVPLAKIAARLFETHPRVGAWYAVVEQALMPLLALRQEESAPLAEVLDALAEAGEALCGEKLWAREDGRALSAFVEDLRLHAREAGFALAPTETGIALRDAMEQVAVRPPYGGHARVQILGLLESRMNRAELVICAGLNEGVWPTRGGIDALLAPAVLRALGIPGSDFRIGLSAHDLAGAMGAPEVVLSRSERDEAGPAIPSRFLLRVQALLGEMQPRYEEREAVALARAMTRAPAAERYPRPAPDPAPEQRDVDISATALDRLLGDPYQFYAGKIMGLSDLDALDAEPSALWQGNVAHTILQRWHEAREADPAASLAPIMDAVLDEENADPLMRGLWQPRLEAALRWIEDQVTGYDDRRVLAVEKKGAMTFEGVQVHGRADRIDRLEDGGLAIIDYKTGKPPSAAMVEQGFALQLGILGLIAERGGFGGLSGDPHGYEYWSLGKAHNDDNPFGFGYVDIPLKVGRKTSGVLPEEFLPLTAEKLTLAIGRFIKGRDPFTARENPNYPAYDTYDQLMRLDEWIAHQDGGEDA, from the coding sequence GTGGCTGAACGGCACCTGCCGCAGGTCTATTCGATTGCTGCCCACCGCGGCTTTGCCGATGCGCTGGTGGCGGGTCTCGTCCCGCGATATTCGGAACCCGAGTTCGGCCTTGCGCGGCTGACGCTGCTGGTCCCGAGCAGCCGTGCGCGGCGGACGATTGCCGAGGCTTTCATCCGTCACGCGGGCGAGCATGCCACACCGGGGCTGCTGATGCCGCGCATGGCGGTGGTTGGCGATCTCGATCTCGACGAGACGCTCGGCCCGCTGCTCGACCCGCTTGGGGCGGCAGATGTTCCGCCCGCGATCGATCCGCAGCGGCGGCTGTTCGCGCTGGCCCAGCTTATTGGCGAAACCATGGGCGACCAGGCGCCCGGCGGGGCGACCCTGCTCCGGCTGGCGCGCGAGATGGGCGCGACGATGGACCGGCTGCTGGTCGAAGGCGTGGACCCCGAGGAACTGCTTGGCAAGCCCGTGCTCGACCTGTTCGGATCGCTATCGGGCCATTGGCAGCAAAGCCTCCACCTGTTCGCCAGCGTGCAGGCACAATGGCTGGCGCAATTGCGCGAATGGGACGCGCTCGACGCGGCCGCGCGGCGCAATCGTCTGTTCGACTGGGCCGCCTCGCGCTGGAAGCAAACCCCGCCGCCCACGCCGATCGTGGCTGCGGGGGTGACCAGCGCGGCGCCGTCGCTCGCGCGGCTGTTGCGCGTCGTGGCGGATCTCGAACATGGCGCGGTCATCCTGCCCGATTTCGACCTGACGATGCCGCAGGCGGTCTGGGATGAATTGGGGCGGGCGGGCGCGACGCCCGAGCCGGGAGCGACGCCGTTTGCGCGCGACGATGCGGTGACGCATCCGCAATATCACCTCAAGCTGCTGCTCAATCGCATGGGGGTGGCGCGCGGGGAAGTGCAGCCGTGGCATCGCAAGGGCCTCGCCGCGGCGCCGCCAGAGCGTAGTCACGCGATCGGCTCGCTGTTTCTCCCGCCCGAGGCGAGCAAGGGCTGGGTCGATCTGCCGCCCGAAAAGCGCCGCCTGTCTGGCCTGCGGACGATGACCTGCGCGACGCCAGAGGAAGAGGCGCAGGCGATCGCGCTGTTGGTGCGCGAAGCGCTCGAGGAACCCGAACGGCGCGTGGCAGTCGTCACCCCGGACCGCGCATTGGCGCGGCGGGTGGTGCATCATCTCGACCGCTGGAATATCGCTGCCGACGATTCGGCGGGCCGCCCGCTCTCGCAGACCCCGGCCGGGCGGTTGCTCCTGCTGCTGGCCGAGGTGATGGCGGAGGACGCCGCGCCCGTGCCGCTGATGGGGCTGTTGGCGCATCCGCTGGTCGATGGCGGGATGGAGCGCGGTACCTGGCTGCGCCAGCTGCGCCGGGTCGAGCGGCACCTGCGCGGGCCGCGGCAGGCGGGCGGCCTTGTCCCGCTTGCGAAGATCGCAGCCCGGCTGTTCGAAACCCACCCGCGCGTCGGCGCATGGTATGCGGTAGTCGAACAGGCGCTGATGCCGCTGCTCGCATTGCGGCAGGAGGAAAGCGCGCCGCTGGCCGAAGTGCTGGATGCGCTGGCCGAAGCGGGCGAGGCGCTGTGCGGCGAGAAGTTGTGGGCCAGGGAAGACGGCCGCGCGCTCTCCGCCTTTGTCGAGGATTTGCGCCTGCATGCGCGCGAGGCGGGTTTTGCGCTCGCGCCGACCGAGACGGGCATCGCGCTGCGTGATGCGATGGAGCAGGTCGCAGTGCGGCCGCCCTATGGCGGGCATGCGCGGGTACAAATTCTCGGTCTGCTGGAAAGCCGGATGAACCGCGCCGAACTGGTCATCTGTGCGGGCCTCAACGAAGGCGTCTGGCCCACCAGGGGCGGGATCGACGCGCTGCTCGCGCCCGCCGTGCTGCGCGCGCTGGGCATTCCCGGCTCCGATTTCCGCATCGGCCTGTCGGCGCACGATTTGGCCGGCGCGATGGGGGCGCCCGAGGTCGTGCTCTCGCGGTCGGAGCGCGACGAGGCCGGCCCTGCGATCCCCTCGCGTTTCCTGCTGCGGGTCCAGGCATTGCTGGGCGAGATGCAGCCGCGTTACGAGGAACGCGAAGCGGTCGCGCTGGCCCGCGCCATGACGCGCGCACCGGCGGCCGAACGCTATCCGCGGCCCGCGCCCGATCCGGCGCCGGAACAGCGCGATGTCGATATTTCTGCCACCGCGCTCGATCGACTGCTGGGCGATCCCTACCAGTTCTATGCGGGCAAGATCATGGGTCTGTCCGACCTCGACGCGCTCGATGCCGAGCCGTCGGCGCTGTGGCAGGGCAATGTCGCGCATACGATCCTGCAGCGCTGGCACGAGGCGCGCGAGGCCGACCCGGCGGCGTCGCTGGCACCGATCATGGACGCGGTGCTCGACGAGGAGAACGCCGATCCGCTGATGCGCGGGCTGTGGCAGCCCCGCCTCGAAGCAGCGCTGCGCTGGATCGAGGACCAGGTGACCGGTTACGATGATCGCCGCGTGCTCGCGGTCGAAAAGAAGGGCGCGATGACTTTCGAAGGCGTGCAGGTGCATGGCCGCGCGGACCGGATCGACCGGCTCGAGGACGGCGGTCTTGCGATCATCGACTACAAGACCGGCAAGCCGCCCAGCGCGGCGATGGTCGAGCAGGGCTTTGCGCTCCAGCTCGGTATCCTCGGCCTGATCGCCGAGCGGGGCGGATTTGGCGGCCTGTCGGGCGATCCGCACGGCTATGAATACTGGTCGCTGGGCAAGGCGCATAATGACGATAACCCGTTCGGCTTCGGCTATGTCGACATCCCGCTCAAGGTCGGGCGCAAGACTTCGGGTGTGCTGCCCGAGGAATTCCTCCCGCTCACCGCCGAGAAGCTGACGCTGGCTATCGGCCGTTTCATCAAGGGCCGCGATCCCTTCACCGCGCGCGAGAACCCCAATTACCCCGCCTACGACACCTATGACCAGCTGATGCGGCTCGATGAATGGATCGCGCATCAGGATGGCGGAGAGGACGCATGA
- a CDS encoding nucleotidyltransferase family protein — MSELASDTAMLMAAGLGKRMRPLTASTPKPLVRVAGKPLIDRALDRLEEAGIAKAVVNVHYLADAIEAHIGPRKAPAVTFSDEREHLLETGGGMVKAAAAGLLPSQFFACNADSIWLDGPRNAFADLSARWDPDRMDALLLVVNHARAYNFDGVGDFYMNGAGLLQRKLPGRIAPFIYTGIQLVSERLLRDAPEGKFSTNVLWDRAIAEGRLFGLAFTGHWYEVGTPAHIRPTEQALKGG, encoded by the coding sequence GTGAGCGAACTGGCCTCCGATACCGCCATGCTGATGGCCGCGGGCCTGGGCAAGCGGATGCGCCCGCTGACCGCGAGCACGCCCAAACCGCTGGTACGCGTCGCGGGAAAGCCGCTGATCGACCGGGCGCTCGACCGGTTGGAGGAAGCCGGGATCGCCAAGGCGGTGGTCAATGTCCACTATCTCGCCGATGCGATCGAGGCGCATATCGGGCCGCGCAAGGCGCCCGCTGTGACCTTCTCGGACGAGCGTGAACACTTGCTCGAAACCGGCGGCGGCATGGTCAAGGCCGCGGCGGCGGGCCTGCTGCCCAGCCAGTTCTTCGCCTGCAATGCCGACAGCATCTGGCTCGATGGTCCGCGCAATGCCTTTGCCGATCTGTCGGCGCGCTGGGACCCCGACCGGATGGACGCGCTGCTGCTGGTCGTGAACCACGCGCGGGCGTATAATTTCGACGGCGTGGGCGATTTCTACATGAACGGGGCGGGGCTGTTGCAGCGCAAGCTGCCGGGGCGGATCGCACCTTTCATCTATACCGGGATCCAGCTTGTGTCCGAGCGGCTGCTGCGCGATGCGCCCGAAGGCAAGTTCTCGACCAATGTCCTGTGGGACCGGGCGATCGCCGAAGGCCGCCTGTTCGGGCTCGCCTTTACCGGGCACTGGTACGAAGTCGGCACGCCGGCGCATATTCGCCCGACCGAACAGGCGCTCAAGGGTGGCTGA